The Orcinus orca chromosome 16, mOrcOrc1.1, whole genome shotgun sequence genome includes a window with the following:
- the ZCWPW1 gene encoding zinc finger CW-type PWWP domain protein 1 isoform X5 has translation MMTTLQSKECGKGPKKTFAPPAQKLHSLMPYNLNSSKEEILGISSPEAETRPSLLKARLEKKKEKTTKENGTSSGQEIKGKAQDSKKAEKKEKGKSTLTNAEFEEIVQIVLQKSLQECLGMESSLDFAETSCAQPTRCTQLDKEPGIASSTTDNNSADGERVVVPHILEISASQEGGVIPEIKTSKPGQPDPAPSEKKFNKLSLSKRKKAARQCLVWVQCSSPNCEKWRRLRGNIDPSVLPDNWSCDQNTDLEYNHCDIPEETWTGHENEVAYASYIPGSIIWAKQYGYPWWPGMVESDPDLGEYFLFASHLDSLPSKYHVTFFGETVSRAWIPVNMLKNFQELSLELAAVKKCKNKDFSQKLGAALMMAQEAEQISIQERVNLFGFWSRYSGSDYSGEGKDVMLSGANSLDSCLEKEEEESELEEEEEEQQKKDPTLPGPKPAKIQTKKPKARGGAHGRDGTPQRKTMKRSLGNESAAPSLPIMGRKKGHGNSEPEQPGPKKKFKAPQSKAPVSSSSEEKEARIVPEVLTPPAPPGACPVVGKKGPAPQEPWPQEAGSVLSDDGGSSDLDLDQLMEDVGEELEQREEPQHRDDTGELAVTFCEE, from the exons ATGATGACAACCTTGCAGAGTAAAG AATGCGGGAAGGGACCAAAGAAAACCTTTGCCCCACCTGCACAAAAACTGCATAGCCTGATGCCCTATAACCTTAACTCATCGAAGGAGGAGATCCTGGGAATCAGTTCCCCAGAGGCAGAGACCAGGCCAAGCCTGCTAAAGGCCAGGttagagaagaagaaggagaaaacaacCAAAGAGAATGGTACAAGCAGTGGCCAGGAGATAAAAGGAAAGGCTCAAGACAGCAagaaagcagagaagaaagaaaag GGAAAATCAACTCTTACAAATGCAGAATTTGAGGAGATTGTCCAGATTGTGCTACAGAAGTCCCTCCAGGAGTGCTTGG GGATGGAATCTAGCCTCGATTTTGCAGAGACTTCCTGTGCCCAGCCTACAAGATGTACCCAGTTAGACAAGGAACCAGGAATTGCTTCTTCTACTACTGATAATAATAGTGCTGATGG AGAGAGGGTAGTGGTACCGCATATTCTAGAGATTTCAGCCTCTCAGGAAGGTGGAGTAATCCCTGAGATAAAGACATCTAAGCCAGGCCAGCCAGATCCTGCACCCTCTGAGAAGAAATTCAATAAACTCTCcttaagcaaaagaaagaaggCTGCTC GTCAATGTCTAGTCTGGGTCCAGTGTTCCTCGCCAAACTGTGAGAAATGGAGGCGGCTACGTGGGAACATTGACCCCTCAGTCCTCCCAGATAATTGGTCCTGTGACCAGAATACAG ATTTGGAGTATAATCACTGTGATATCCCTGAGGAGACCTGGACAGGGCATGAGAATGAAGTGGCCTATGCCTCCTACATCCCAGGATCCATCATCTGGGCCAAGCAATACGGTTACCCCTG GTGGCCAGGCATGGTAGAATCTGATCCTGACCTGggggaatattttctttttgcatctCATCTTGATTCCCTGCCG TCCAAGTACCATGTGACATTTTTTGGAGAAACAGTCTCTCGTGCTTGGATCCCAGTCAACATGCTAAAGAACTTCCAGGAGCTATCCCTGGAGTTAGCTGCAGTG AAAAAGTGCAAGAATAAGGACTTCAGCCAGAAACTGGGGGCAGCCCTGATGATGGCCCAAGAGGCAGAGCAGATCAGTATTCAG GAGCGGGTTAACCTGTTTGGTTTCTGGAGCCGATACAGTGGATCTGACTACAGTGGGGAAGGAAAAG ACGTAATGCTCTCTGGGGCTAACAGCTTAGATTCCTGcttggagaaagaagaggaagagtcagagttggaggaagaggaggaagagcaacaaaaaaaa GATCCAACTTTGCCTGGTCCCAAGCCAGCCAAAATTCAGACCAAAAAACCCAAGGCAAGAG GTGGAGCACATGGACGAGATGGAACCCCGCAAAGGAAGACAAtgaagagatctctgggaaatgAATCTGCAGCTCCATCTTTACCCATcatgggaaggaaaaaagggCATGGGAATTCAGAACCTGAGCAGCCAG GccctaagaaaaaatttaaagctcCCCAAAGCAAGGCCCCAGTAAGCAGCTCATCTGAGGAAAAAGAAGCTAGAATAGTGCCAGAGGTCCTGACCCCACCAGCTCCTCCCGGGGCCTGTCCCGTGGTGGGGAAAAAAGGGCCTGCACCCCAGGAGCCATGGCCTCAGGAAGCTGGAAGTGTCCTCTCTGATGATGGAGGCTCCAGTGACCTGGACCTGGACCAACTCATGGAGGATGTTGGAGAAgagctggagcagagggaggagccaCAGCACAGAGACGACACAGGGGAGCTCGCCGTGACCTTCTGTGAGGAATAG
- the ZCWPW1 gene encoding zinc finger CW-type PWWP domain protein 1 isoform X8, with protein sequence MMTTLQSKECGKGPKKTFAPPAQKLHSLMPYNLNSSKEEILGISSPEAETRPSLLKARLEKKKEKTTKENGTSSGQEIKGKAQDSKKAEKKEKGKSTLTNAEFEEIVQIVLQKSLQECLGQCLVWVQCSSPNCEKWRRLRGNIDPSVLPDNWSCDQNTDLEYNHCDIPEETWTGHENEVAYASYIPGSIIWAKQYGYPWWPGMVESDPDLGEYFLFASHLDSLPSKYHVTFFGETVSRAWIPVNMLKNFQELSLELAAVKKCKNKDFSQKLGAALMMAQEAEQISIQERVNLFGFWSRYSGSDYSGEGKDVMLSGANSLDSCLEKEEEESELEEEEEEQQKKDPTLPGPKPAKIQTKKPKARGGAHGRDGTPQRKTMKRSLGNESAAPSLPIMGRKKGHGNSEPEQPGPKKKFKAPQSKAPVSSSSEEKEARIVPEVLTPPAPPGACPVVGKKGPAPQEPWPQEAGSVLSDDGGSSDLDLDQLMEDVGEELEQREEPQHRDDTGELAVTFCEE encoded by the exons ATGATGACAACCTTGCAGAGTAAAG AATGCGGGAAGGGACCAAAGAAAACCTTTGCCCCACCTGCACAAAAACTGCATAGCCTGATGCCCTATAACCTTAACTCATCGAAGGAGGAGATCCTGGGAATCAGTTCCCCAGAGGCAGAGACCAGGCCAAGCCTGCTAAAGGCCAGGttagagaagaagaaggagaaaacaacCAAAGAGAATGGTACAAGCAGTGGCCAGGAGATAAAAGGAAAGGCTCAAGACAGCAagaaagcagagaagaaagaaaag GGAAAATCAACTCTTACAAATGCAGAATTTGAGGAGATTGTCCAGATTGTGCTACAGAAGTCCCTCCAGGAGTGCTTGG GTCAATGTCTAGTCTGGGTCCAGTGTTCCTCGCCAAACTGTGAGAAATGGAGGCGGCTACGTGGGAACATTGACCCCTCAGTCCTCCCAGATAATTGGTCCTGTGACCAGAATACAG ATTTGGAGTATAATCACTGTGATATCCCTGAGGAGACCTGGACAGGGCATGAGAATGAAGTGGCCTATGCCTCCTACATCCCAGGATCCATCATCTGGGCCAAGCAATACGGTTACCCCTG GTGGCCAGGCATGGTAGAATCTGATCCTGACCTGggggaatattttctttttgcatctCATCTTGATTCCCTGCCG TCCAAGTACCATGTGACATTTTTTGGAGAAACAGTCTCTCGTGCTTGGATCCCAGTCAACATGCTAAAGAACTTCCAGGAGCTATCCCTGGAGTTAGCTGCAGTG AAAAAGTGCAAGAATAAGGACTTCAGCCAGAAACTGGGGGCAGCCCTGATGATGGCCCAAGAGGCAGAGCAGATCAGTATTCAG GAGCGGGTTAACCTGTTTGGTTTCTGGAGCCGATACAGTGGATCTGACTACAGTGGGGAAGGAAAAG ACGTAATGCTCTCTGGGGCTAACAGCTTAGATTCCTGcttggagaaagaagaggaagagtcagagttggaggaagaggaggaagagcaacaaaaaaaa GATCCAACTTTGCCTGGTCCCAAGCCAGCCAAAATTCAGACCAAAAAACCCAAGGCAAGAG GTGGAGCACATGGACGAGATGGAACCCCGCAAAGGAAGACAAtgaagagatctctgggaaatgAATCTGCAGCTCCATCTTTACCCATcatgggaaggaaaaaagggCATGGGAATTCAGAACCTGAGCAGCCAG GccctaagaaaaaatttaaagctcCCCAAAGCAAGGCCCCAGTAAGCAGCTCATCTGAGGAAAAAGAAGCTAGAATAGTGCCAGAGGTCCTGACCCCACCAGCTCCTCCCGGGGCCTGTCCCGTGGTGGGGAAAAAAGGGCCTGCACCCCAGGAGCCATGGCCTCAGGAAGCTGGAAGTGTCCTCTCTGATGATGGAGGCTCCAGTGACCTGGACCTGGACCAACTCATGGAGGATGTTGGAGAAgagctggagcagagggaggagccaCAGCACAGAGACGACACAGGGGAGCTCGCCGTGACCTTCTGTGAGGAATAG
- the ZCWPW1 gene encoding zinc finger CW-type PWWP domain protein 1 isoform X1, translated as MMTTLQSKECGKGPKKTFAPPAQKLHSLMPYNLNSSKEEILGISSPEAETRPSLLKARLEKKKEKTTKENGTSSGQEIKGKAQDSKKAEKKEKGKSTLTNAEFEEIVQIVLQKSLQECLGMESSLDFAETSCAQPTRCTQLDKEPGIASSTTDNNSADGERVVVPHILEISASQEGGVIPEIKTSKPGQPDPAPSEKKFNKLSLSKRKKAAQNEKMEKAQSGHEHRQKDQLKKTVQDHSQIRDQQKGEGSGFGQCLVWVQCSSPNCEKWRRLRGNIDPSVLPDNWSCDQNTDLEYNHCDIPEETWTGHENEVAYASYIPGSIIWAKQYGYPWWPGMVESDPDLGEYFLFASHLDSLPSKYHVTFFGETVSRAWIPVNMLKNFQELSLELAAVKKCKNKDFSQKLGAALMMAQEAEQISIQERVNLFGFWSRYSGSDYSGEGKDVMLSGANSLDSCLEKEEEESELEEEEEEQQKKDPTLPGPKPAKIQTKKPKARGGAHGRDGTPQRKTMKRSLGNESAAPSLPIMGRKKGHGNSEPEQPGPKKKFKAPQSKAPVSSSSEEKEARIVPEVLTPPAPPGACPVVGKKGPAPQEPWPQEAGSVLSDDGGSSDLDLDQLMEDVGEELEQREEPQHRDDTGELAVTFCEE; from the exons ATGATGACAACCTTGCAGAGTAAAG AATGCGGGAAGGGACCAAAGAAAACCTTTGCCCCACCTGCACAAAAACTGCATAGCCTGATGCCCTATAACCTTAACTCATCGAAGGAGGAGATCCTGGGAATCAGTTCCCCAGAGGCAGAGACCAGGCCAAGCCTGCTAAAGGCCAGGttagagaagaagaaggagaaaacaacCAAAGAGAATGGTACAAGCAGTGGCCAGGAGATAAAAGGAAAGGCTCAAGACAGCAagaaagcagagaagaaagaaaag GGAAAATCAACTCTTACAAATGCAGAATTTGAGGAGATTGTCCAGATTGTGCTACAGAAGTCCCTCCAGGAGTGCTTGG GGATGGAATCTAGCCTCGATTTTGCAGAGACTTCCTGTGCCCAGCCTACAAGATGTACCCAGTTAGACAAGGAACCAGGAATTGCTTCTTCTACTACTGATAATAATAGTGCTGATGG AGAGAGGGTAGTGGTACCGCATATTCTAGAGATTTCAGCCTCTCAGGAAGGTGGAGTAATCCCTGAGATAAAGACATCTAAGCCAGGCCAGCCAGATCCTGCACCCTCTGAGAAGAAATTCAATAAACTCTCcttaagcaaaagaaagaaggCTGCTC aaaatgagaaaatggagaaagcCCAAAGTGGACATGAGCACAGGCAGAAAGATCAACTGAAGAAAACAGTTCAGGATCATTCTCAGATCAGGGACCAACAAAAAGGAGAGGGAAGTGGTTTTG GTCAATGTCTAGTCTGGGTCCAGTGTTCCTCGCCAAACTGTGAGAAATGGAGGCGGCTACGTGGGAACATTGACCCCTCAGTCCTCCCAGATAATTGGTCCTGTGACCAGAATACAG ATTTGGAGTATAATCACTGTGATATCCCTGAGGAGACCTGGACAGGGCATGAGAATGAAGTGGCCTATGCCTCCTACATCCCAGGATCCATCATCTGGGCCAAGCAATACGGTTACCCCTG GTGGCCAGGCATGGTAGAATCTGATCCTGACCTGggggaatattttctttttgcatctCATCTTGATTCCCTGCCG TCCAAGTACCATGTGACATTTTTTGGAGAAACAGTCTCTCGTGCTTGGATCCCAGTCAACATGCTAAAGAACTTCCAGGAGCTATCCCTGGAGTTAGCTGCAGTG AAAAAGTGCAAGAATAAGGACTTCAGCCAGAAACTGGGGGCAGCCCTGATGATGGCCCAAGAGGCAGAGCAGATCAGTATTCAG GAGCGGGTTAACCTGTTTGGTTTCTGGAGCCGATACAGTGGATCTGACTACAGTGGGGAAGGAAAAG ACGTAATGCTCTCTGGGGCTAACAGCTTAGATTCCTGcttggagaaagaagaggaagagtcagagttggaggaagaggaggaagagcaacaaaaaaaa GATCCAACTTTGCCTGGTCCCAAGCCAGCCAAAATTCAGACCAAAAAACCCAAGGCAAGAG GTGGAGCACATGGACGAGATGGAACCCCGCAAAGGAAGACAAtgaagagatctctgggaaatgAATCTGCAGCTCCATCTTTACCCATcatgggaaggaaaaaagggCATGGGAATTCAGAACCTGAGCAGCCAG GccctaagaaaaaatttaaagctcCCCAAAGCAAGGCCCCAGTAAGCAGCTCATCTGAGGAAAAAGAAGCTAGAATAGTGCCAGAGGTCCTGACCCCACCAGCTCCTCCCGGGGCCTGTCCCGTGGTGGGGAAAAAAGGGCCTGCACCCCAGGAGCCATGGCCTCAGGAAGCTGGAAGTGTCCTCTCTGATGATGGAGGCTCCAGTGACCTGGACCTGGACCAACTCATGGAGGATGTTGGAGAAgagctggagcagagggaggagccaCAGCACAGAGACGACACAGGGGAGCTCGCCGTGACCTTCTGTGAGGAATAG
- the ZCWPW1 gene encoding zinc finger CW-type PWWP domain protein 1 isoform X2, whose protein sequence is MMTTLQSKECGKGPKKTFAPPAQKLHSLMPYNLNSSKEEILGISSPEAETRPSLLKARLEKKKEKTTKENGTSSGQEIKGKAQDSKKAEKKEKGKSTLTNAEFEEIVQIVLQKSLQECLETSCAQPTRCTQLDKEPGIASSTTDNNSADGERVVVPHILEISASQEGGVIPEIKTSKPGQPDPAPSEKKFNKLSLSKRKKAAQNEKMEKAQSGHEHRQKDQLKKTVQDHSQIRDQQKGEGSGFGQCLVWVQCSSPNCEKWRRLRGNIDPSVLPDNWSCDQNTDLEYNHCDIPEETWTGHENEVAYASYIPGSIIWAKQYGYPWWPGMVESDPDLGEYFLFASHLDSLPSKYHVTFFGETVSRAWIPVNMLKNFQELSLELAAVKKCKNKDFSQKLGAALMMAQEAEQISIQERVNLFGFWSRYSGSDYSGEGKDVMLSGANSLDSCLEKEEEESELEEEEEEQQKKDPTLPGPKPAKIQTKKPKARGGAHGRDGTPQRKTMKRSLGNESAAPSLPIMGRKKGHGNSEPEQPGPKKKFKAPQSKAPVSSSSEEKEARIVPEVLTPPAPPGACPVVGKKGPAPQEPWPQEAGSVLSDDGGSSDLDLDQLMEDVGEELEQREEPQHRDDTGELAVTFCEE, encoded by the exons ATGATGACAACCTTGCAGAGTAAAG AATGCGGGAAGGGACCAAAGAAAACCTTTGCCCCACCTGCACAAAAACTGCATAGCCTGATGCCCTATAACCTTAACTCATCGAAGGAGGAGATCCTGGGAATCAGTTCCCCAGAGGCAGAGACCAGGCCAAGCCTGCTAAAGGCCAGGttagagaagaagaaggagaaaacaacCAAAGAGAATGGTACAAGCAGTGGCCAGGAGATAAAAGGAAAGGCTCAAGACAGCAagaaagcagagaagaaagaaaag GGAAAATCAACTCTTACAAATGCAGAATTTGAGGAGATTGTCCAGATTGTGCTACAGAAGTCCCTCCAGGAGTGCTTGG AGACTTCCTGTGCCCAGCCTACAAGATGTACCCAGTTAGACAAGGAACCAGGAATTGCTTCTTCTACTACTGATAATAATAGTGCTGATGG AGAGAGGGTAGTGGTACCGCATATTCTAGAGATTTCAGCCTCTCAGGAAGGTGGAGTAATCCCTGAGATAAAGACATCTAAGCCAGGCCAGCCAGATCCTGCACCCTCTGAGAAGAAATTCAATAAACTCTCcttaagcaaaagaaagaaggCTGCTC aaaatgagaaaatggagaaagcCCAAAGTGGACATGAGCACAGGCAGAAAGATCAACTGAAGAAAACAGTTCAGGATCATTCTCAGATCAGGGACCAACAAAAAGGAGAGGGAAGTGGTTTTG GTCAATGTCTAGTCTGGGTCCAGTGTTCCTCGCCAAACTGTGAGAAATGGAGGCGGCTACGTGGGAACATTGACCCCTCAGTCCTCCCAGATAATTGGTCCTGTGACCAGAATACAG ATTTGGAGTATAATCACTGTGATATCCCTGAGGAGACCTGGACAGGGCATGAGAATGAAGTGGCCTATGCCTCCTACATCCCAGGATCCATCATCTGGGCCAAGCAATACGGTTACCCCTG GTGGCCAGGCATGGTAGAATCTGATCCTGACCTGggggaatattttctttttgcatctCATCTTGATTCCCTGCCG TCCAAGTACCATGTGACATTTTTTGGAGAAACAGTCTCTCGTGCTTGGATCCCAGTCAACATGCTAAAGAACTTCCAGGAGCTATCCCTGGAGTTAGCTGCAGTG AAAAAGTGCAAGAATAAGGACTTCAGCCAGAAACTGGGGGCAGCCCTGATGATGGCCCAAGAGGCAGAGCAGATCAGTATTCAG GAGCGGGTTAACCTGTTTGGTTTCTGGAGCCGATACAGTGGATCTGACTACAGTGGGGAAGGAAAAG ACGTAATGCTCTCTGGGGCTAACAGCTTAGATTCCTGcttggagaaagaagaggaagagtcagagttggaggaagaggaggaagagcaacaaaaaaaa GATCCAACTTTGCCTGGTCCCAAGCCAGCCAAAATTCAGACCAAAAAACCCAAGGCAAGAG GTGGAGCACATGGACGAGATGGAACCCCGCAAAGGAAGACAAtgaagagatctctgggaaatgAATCTGCAGCTCCATCTTTACCCATcatgggaaggaaaaaagggCATGGGAATTCAGAACCTGAGCAGCCAG GccctaagaaaaaatttaaagctcCCCAAAGCAAGGCCCCAGTAAGCAGCTCATCTGAGGAAAAAGAAGCTAGAATAGTGCCAGAGGTCCTGACCCCACCAGCTCCTCCCGGGGCCTGTCCCGTGGTGGGGAAAAAAGGGCCTGCACCCCAGGAGCCATGGCCTCAGGAAGCTGGAAGTGTCCTCTCTGATGATGGAGGCTCCAGTGACCTGGACCTGGACCAACTCATGGAGGATGTTGGAGAAgagctggagcagagggaggagccaCAGCACAGAGACGACACAGGGGAGCTCGCCGTGACCTTCTGTGAGGAATAG
- the ZCWPW1 gene encoding zinc finger CW-type PWWP domain protein 1 isoform X7, with the protein MMTTLQSKECGKGPKKTFAPPAQKLHSLMPYNLNSSKEEILGISSPEAETRPSLLKARLEKKKEKTTKENGTSSGQEIKGKAQDSKKAEKKEKGKSTLTNAEFEEIVQIVLQKSLQECLENEKMEKAQSGHEHRQKDQLKKTVQDHSQIRDQQKGEGSGFGQCLVWVQCSSPNCEKWRRLRGNIDPSVLPDNWSCDQNTDLEYNHCDIPEETWTGHENEVAYASYIPGSIIWAKQYGYPWWPGMVESDPDLGEYFLFASHLDSLPSKYHVTFFGETVSRAWIPVNMLKNFQELSLELAAVKKCKNKDFSQKLGAALMMAQEAEQISIQERVNLFGFWSRYSGSDYSGEGKDVMLSGANSLDSCLEKEEEESELEEEEEEQQKKDPTLPGPKPAKIQTKKPKARGGAHGRDGTPQRKTMKRSLGNESAAPSLPIMGRKKGHGNSEPEQPGPKKKFKAPQSKAPVSSSSEEKEARIVPEVLTPPAPPGACPVVGKKGPAPQEPWPQEAGSVLSDDGGSSDLDLDQLMEDVGEELEQREEPQHRDDTGELAVTFCEE; encoded by the exons ATGATGACAACCTTGCAGAGTAAAG AATGCGGGAAGGGACCAAAGAAAACCTTTGCCCCACCTGCACAAAAACTGCATAGCCTGATGCCCTATAACCTTAACTCATCGAAGGAGGAGATCCTGGGAATCAGTTCCCCAGAGGCAGAGACCAGGCCAAGCCTGCTAAAGGCCAGGttagagaagaagaaggagaaaacaacCAAAGAGAATGGTACAAGCAGTGGCCAGGAGATAAAAGGAAAGGCTCAAGACAGCAagaaagcagagaagaaagaaaag GGAAAATCAACTCTTACAAATGCAGAATTTGAGGAGATTGTCCAGATTGTGCTACAGAAGTCCCTCCAGGAGTGCTTGG aaaatgagaaaatggagaaagcCCAAAGTGGACATGAGCACAGGCAGAAAGATCAACTGAAGAAAACAGTTCAGGATCATTCTCAGATCAGGGACCAACAAAAAGGAGAGGGAAGTGGTTTTG GTCAATGTCTAGTCTGGGTCCAGTGTTCCTCGCCAAACTGTGAGAAATGGAGGCGGCTACGTGGGAACATTGACCCCTCAGTCCTCCCAGATAATTGGTCCTGTGACCAGAATACAG ATTTGGAGTATAATCACTGTGATATCCCTGAGGAGACCTGGACAGGGCATGAGAATGAAGTGGCCTATGCCTCCTACATCCCAGGATCCATCATCTGGGCCAAGCAATACGGTTACCCCTG GTGGCCAGGCATGGTAGAATCTGATCCTGACCTGggggaatattttctttttgcatctCATCTTGATTCCCTGCCG TCCAAGTACCATGTGACATTTTTTGGAGAAACAGTCTCTCGTGCTTGGATCCCAGTCAACATGCTAAAGAACTTCCAGGAGCTATCCCTGGAGTTAGCTGCAGTG AAAAAGTGCAAGAATAAGGACTTCAGCCAGAAACTGGGGGCAGCCCTGATGATGGCCCAAGAGGCAGAGCAGATCAGTATTCAG GAGCGGGTTAACCTGTTTGGTTTCTGGAGCCGATACAGTGGATCTGACTACAGTGGGGAAGGAAAAG ACGTAATGCTCTCTGGGGCTAACAGCTTAGATTCCTGcttggagaaagaagaggaagagtcagagttggaggaagaggaggaagagcaacaaaaaaaa GATCCAACTTTGCCTGGTCCCAAGCCAGCCAAAATTCAGACCAAAAAACCCAAGGCAAGAG GTGGAGCACATGGACGAGATGGAACCCCGCAAAGGAAGACAAtgaagagatctctgggaaatgAATCTGCAGCTCCATCTTTACCCATcatgggaaggaaaaaagggCATGGGAATTCAGAACCTGAGCAGCCAG GccctaagaaaaaatttaaagctcCCCAAAGCAAGGCCCCAGTAAGCAGCTCATCTGAGGAAAAAGAAGCTAGAATAGTGCCAGAGGTCCTGACCCCACCAGCTCCTCCCGGGGCCTGTCCCGTGGTGGGGAAAAAAGGGCCTGCACCCCAGGAGCCATGGCCTCAGGAAGCTGGAAGTGTCCTCTCTGATGATGGAGGCTCCAGTGACCTGGACCTGGACCAACTCATGGAGGATGTTGGAGAAgagctggagcagagggaggagccaCAGCACAGAGACGACACAGGGGAGCTCGCCGTGACCTTCTGTGAGGAATAG
- the ZCWPW1 gene encoding zinc finger CW-type PWWP domain protein 1 isoform X6: MMTTLQSKECGKGPKKTFAPPAQKLHSLMPYNLNSSKEEILGISSPEAETRPSLLKARLEKKKEKTTKENGTSSGQEIKGKAQDSKKAEKKEKGKSTLTNAEFEEIVQIVLQKSLQECLGMESSLDFAETSCAQPTRCTQLDKEPGIASSTTDNNSADGERVVVPHILEISASQEGGVIPEIKTSKPGQPDPAPSEKKFNKLSLSKRKKAAQNEKMEKAQSGHEHRQKDQLKKTVQDHSQIRDQQKGEGSGFGQCLVWVQCSSPNCEKWRRLRGNIDPSVLPDNWSCDQNTDLEYNHCDIPEETWTGHENEVAYASYIPGSIIWAKQYGYPWWPGMVESDPDLGEYFLFASHLDSLPERVNLFGFWSRYSGSDYSGEGKDVMLSGANSLDSCLEKEEEESELEEEEEEQQKKDPTLPGPKPAKIQTKKPKARGGAHGRDGTPQRKTMKRSLGNESAAPSLPIMGRKKGHGNSEPEQPGPKKKFKAPQSKAPVSSSSEEKEARIVPEVLTPPAPPGACPVVGKKGPAPQEPWPQEAGSVLSDDGGSSDLDLDQLMEDVGEELEQREEPQHRDDTGELAVTFCEE; this comes from the exons ATGATGACAACCTTGCAGAGTAAAG AATGCGGGAAGGGACCAAAGAAAACCTTTGCCCCACCTGCACAAAAACTGCATAGCCTGATGCCCTATAACCTTAACTCATCGAAGGAGGAGATCCTGGGAATCAGTTCCCCAGAGGCAGAGACCAGGCCAAGCCTGCTAAAGGCCAGGttagagaagaagaaggagaaaacaacCAAAGAGAATGGTACAAGCAGTGGCCAGGAGATAAAAGGAAAGGCTCAAGACAGCAagaaagcagagaagaaagaaaag GGAAAATCAACTCTTACAAATGCAGAATTTGAGGAGATTGTCCAGATTGTGCTACAGAAGTCCCTCCAGGAGTGCTTGG GGATGGAATCTAGCCTCGATTTTGCAGAGACTTCCTGTGCCCAGCCTACAAGATGTACCCAGTTAGACAAGGAACCAGGAATTGCTTCTTCTACTACTGATAATAATAGTGCTGATGG AGAGAGGGTAGTGGTACCGCATATTCTAGAGATTTCAGCCTCTCAGGAAGGTGGAGTAATCCCTGAGATAAAGACATCTAAGCCAGGCCAGCCAGATCCTGCACCCTCTGAGAAGAAATTCAATAAACTCTCcttaagcaaaagaaagaaggCTGCTC aaaatgagaaaatggagaaagcCCAAAGTGGACATGAGCACAGGCAGAAAGATCAACTGAAGAAAACAGTTCAGGATCATTCTCAGATCAGGGACCAACAAAAAGGAGAGGGAAGTGGTTTTG GTCAATGTCTAGTCTGGGTCCAGTGTTCCTCGCCAAACTGTGAGAAATGGAGGCGGCTACGTGGGAACATTGACCCCTCAGTCCTCCCAGATAATTGGTCCTGTGACCAGAATACAG ATTTGGAGTATAATCACTGTGATATCCCTGAGGAGACCTGGACAGGGCATGAGAATGAAGTGGCCTATGCCTCCTACATCCCAGGATCCATCATCTGGGCCAAGCAATACGGTTACCCCTG GTGGCCAGGCATGGTAGAATCTGATCCTGACCTGggggaatattttctttttgcatctCATCTTGATTCCCTGCCG GAGCGGGTTAACCTGTTTGGTTTCTGGAGCCGATACAGTGGATCTGACTACAGTGGGGAAGGAAAAG ACGTAATGCTCTCTGGGGCTAACAGCTTAGATTCCTGcttggagaaagaagaggaagagtcagagttggaggaagaggaggaagagcaacaaaaaaaa GATCCAACTTTGCCTGGTCCCAAGCCAGCCAAAATTCAGACCAAAAAACCCAAGGCAAGAG GTGGAGCACATGGACGAGATGGAACCCCGCAAAGGAAGACAAtgaagagatctctgggaaatgAATCTGCAGCTCCATCTTTACCCATcatgggaaggaaaaaagggCATGGGAATTCAGAACCTGAGCAGCCAG GccctaagaaaaaatttaaagctcCCCAAAGCAAGGCCCCAGTAAGCAGCTCATCTGAGGAAAAAGAAGCTAGAATAGTGCCAGAGGTCCTGACCCCACCAGCTCCTCCCGGGGCCTGTCCCGTGGTGGGGAAAAAAGGGCCTGCACCCCAGGAGCCATGGCCTCAGGAAGCTGGAAGTGTCCTCTCTGATGATGGAGGCTCCAGTGACCTGGACCTGGACCAACTCATGGAGGATGTTGGAGAAgagctggagcagagggaggagccaCAGCACAGAGACGACACAGGGGAGCTCGCCGTGACCTTCTGTGAGGAATAG